Proteins encoded together in one Clostridia bacterium window:
- a CDS encoding alkaline phosphatase family protein codes for MNTSEKKNLFKIMAAHKGRTILIASIAFVLIAATVTLCCLGALVFNRFATGYIPSDADLALIGENPENQYARVLIIGVDGLGDYPNRMDKGSMPYYERLFGGFTTDGGTRVNASVTYTGVAVYPTISAQNWCSMFHGVRPPYHKIDGASSNADLQKGKQPDPKYPSFIKTYLDAHPNEKALSVCTWSAINNGAIEDLPQVKKINNDVETVAAVAKGELAIGDAELAEHIREVAKTDGYADETYALTDAVTVQRIIDETASADYKIAYMHLNQVDSAGHGYGFNKPNYIRAVSRVDVLIGKLYEAYKSRGWLDDTLFILCTDHGHRYAKDGTGHGGNRPEEVNVTFAIAGKTVKQGKPGKYVNTDLAPIVSYALGVKAAKSWQGRVPYGMFTLLG; via the coding sequence ATGAACACGTCGGAAAAGAAAAACCTTTTTAAGATTATGGCGGCGCATAAAGGCAGGACGATCTTGATCGCTTCGATCGCGTTCGTCTTGATCGCGGCAACGGTGACTCTTTGCTGCCTCGGCGCTCTCGTCTTCAATCGCTTTGCGACGGGGTATATCCCGTCCGACGCCGATCTCGCTTTGATTGGCGAGAACCCCGAAAACCAATACGCGCGGGTCTTGATCATCGGGGTGGACGGCTTGGGCGATTATCCGAACCGAATGGACAAAGGCTCGATGCCGTATTACGAACGCCTGTTCGGCGGCTTTACGACGGACGGCGGGACGAGAGTCAACGCTTCCGTGACCTATACGGGCGTCGCAGTCTATCCGACGATCAGCGCGCAAAACTGGTGCTCGATGTTCCACGGCGTGCGCCCGCCTTATCACAAGATCGACGGCGCGTCGTCAAACGCCGATCTGCAAAAGGGTAAGCAGCCCGATCCGAAGTATCCTTCCTTCATCAAAACCTATCTCGACGCGCATCCGAACGAAAAAGCGCTTTCCGTCTGCACTTGGAGCGCGATCAATAACGGCGCGATCGAGGATCTCCCCCAAGTAAAGAAAATCAATAACGACGTCGAGACCGTCGCCGCCGTCGCGAAAGGCGAACTCGCGATCGGGGACGCGGAACTCGCGGAGCATATCCGCGAAGTCGCGAAAACGGACGGCTATGCGGACGAGACCTACGCTTTGACCGACGCGGTCACCGTCCAAAGGATCATCGACGAAACCGCTTCGGCGGATTACAAGATCGCTTATATGCATTTGAATCAAGTCGATTCCGCGGGGCACGGGTACGGATTCAACAAGCCGAATTACATTCGCGCCGTTTCCCGCGTCGACGTCTTGATCGGAAAGCTTTACGAAGCCTATAAATCCCGCGGCTGGCTGGACGACACCTTGTTTATCCTCTGCACCGATCACGGTCACCGTTACGCCAAGGACGGCACCGGTCACGGCGGCAACCGCCCCGAAGAGGTCAACGTTACCTTTGCGATCGCGGGAAAGACCGTAAAGCAGGGCAAGCCCGGGAAGTACGTCAATACCGACCTTGCGCCGATCGTCAGCTATGCGCTGGGGGTGAAGGCGGCGAAGAGCTGGCAGGGGAGAGTTCCTTATGGCATGTTCACTCTGTTAGGCTAA